From Theileria annulata chromosome 1, complete sequence, *** SEQUENCING IN PROGRESS ***, one genomic window encodes:
- a CDS encoding uncharacterized protein (Tap349e08.q2ks7.cand.63 - score = 18.47) has protein sequence MGVVVVFLILTKEVFKSNGLEHIKTYISGIMERFKVSNQNIKFVLVKHGTKDLFMTDQGNVQRSSNSTYKNNDHQSLISIINELETYLLIYHNVDTIETDDDGDLANIVAVSAKSLRTSYSRRNLTKFKLKNNQIAKDEPEMMKKIWLSQLLQVPNIGKDEAIELIKKYAKPYEVIESLKISEDNFYNVLKNIEIPGKKRKTLGKITSKRFLTF, from the exons ATGGGAGTGGTAGTAGTATTTCTAATTCTCACTAAGGAAGTTTTCAAATCCAATGGTTTAGAACATATTAAAACATATATATCTGGTATAATGGAACGTTTTAAGGTTTCTAATCAAAACATCAAGTTTGTTTTGGTGAAACATGGAACAAAAGATTTATTTATGACTGATCAAGGTAATGTTCAAAGATCATCAAACTCAacttataaaaataatgacCACCAATCGCTAATATCAATCATAAATGAGCTCGAAACTTACTTATTAATCTACCATAATGTTGATACAATTGAAACTGATGATGATGGTGACTTG gCAAATATCGTTGCGGTTTCTGCTAAATCTCTGAGGACCAGCTATTCAAGAAGAAATcttacaaaatttaaattaaagaataacCAAATTGCAAAGGATGAACCGgaaatgatgaaaaaaat ATGGTTGTCTCAACTTCTACAAGTGCCAAATATAGGGAAAGATGAAGctatagaattaataaaaaa GTATGCAAAACCATATGAAGTCATAGAATCCTTGAAGATTTCAGAGGATAACTTTTATAATGTTCTTAAAAATATAGAAATTCCAGGAAAGAAAAGGAAAACATTAGGAAAAATAACATCTAAAAGGTTTTTAACATTTTGA
- a CDS encoding uncharacterized protein (Tap349e08.q2ks7.C.cand.65 - score = 43.61), translating to MPILSEEDLERFRTKVCTLASSMKCDFGVERCNYSHNLYWARRCPFYLRDSSILRYIPQCCPDVELGEGTTVIRNSCPRGNNCSFAHSYEEIHYHPLVYKTEVCKDYRLGKCKTYYCHLVHGLAEYRVPKQYVLPKKVGLDIPEFAHVRMVDNIKSITSGNVSVGCFQKDKGNKSAEKSLSKLESKGKNKGIKEPNVDLSDSGNIKSWSSIKWKNKSTDKDNIVANNSDLVNGSISKDGNGKRDGKNSITNNFGNTNEGVEGETFKTIGSIENGNQNSENDPIYEWYKLISMPKVDYTDDNMSERNCSILKLYDKHIGNNLNEFNNLTIYNNGLNPYNDNYDNDLNAYGQENNINYENDKRNESLVTRNVNMWNDSNIARIIEANDNAIGTVSSIMGDSYQSYEDVFQSSDLASSINSINQDDIYSNVFNQCEVIKKNCRESIQNKTKWSNVVDECTKLLNLVIDANQPPQEQKEE from the exons ATGCCAATACTTAGCGAAGAGGATCTGGAACGCTTCCGAACAAAAGTATGTACCCTAGCCTCTTCAATGAAGTGTGACTTTGGGGTAGAAAGATGTAATTACTCACATAACCTCTACTGGGCACGCAGATGCCCGTTCTACCTCAGAGATTCATCAATATTGAGATACATACCACAGTGCTGCCCAGACGTCGAACTGGGAGAAGGAACCACAGTAATAAGAAACTCATGCCCAAGAGGAAACAACTGCTCATTCGCACACTCATACGAGGAAATACACTATCACCCGCTAGTATACAAAACAGAAGTGTGCAAAGATTACAGGCTGGGCAAATGCAAAACGTACTACTGCCACCTAGTCCACGGGCTGGCAGAATACAGAGTGCCTAAACAATATGTGCTGCCGAAGAAGGTCGGGCTGGATATTCCGGAGTTCGCACACGTGAGAATGGTGGACAACATCAAGTCAATCACATCAGGAAACGTATCAGTAGGGTGTTTCCAGAAGGATAAGGGAAATAAATCGGCGGAAAAGTCACTAAGCAAGTTAGAAAGTAAAGGTAAGAACAAAGGAATTAAAGAACCAAATGTAGATTTGAGTGACTCtggtaatattaaatcatgGTCATCAATCAAGTGGAAAAACAAATCAACAGATAAGGATAATATAGTGGCAAATAACAGTGACTTGGTCAACGGATCAATAAGTAAGGATGGAAATGGTAAAAGGGACGGTAAAAATAGTATTACAAATAACTTTGGAAATACAAATGAAGGAGTTGAGGGCGAAACATTTAAAACAATCGGCTCAATTGAAAACGGAAACCAAAATTCAGAAAACGATCCAATCTATGAGTGGTACAAGTTAATATCGATGCCAAAAGTAGATTACACAG ACGACAACATGAGTGAAAGAAATTGTTCAATACTCAAGTTGTACGATAAACACATAGGGAACAATCTGAACGAGTTCAACAACTTAACCATCTACAATAACGGATTAAACCCCTACAACGACAATTATGATAACGACTTAAATGCGTATGGACAGGAAAACAACATCAACTATGAAAATGATAAGAGAAATGAGTCGTTAGTAACGAGGAATGTAAACATGTGGAATGACTCAAACATAGCTCGAATCATTGAAGCAAATGATAACGCTATTGGAACAGTATCAAGTATCATGGGAGATTCATACCAAAGCTATGAAGATGTATTCCAATCATCTGATTTGGCTTCAAGCATCAACTCAATCAACCAGGATGATATCTACTCGAATGTGTTTAACCAGTGTGAGGTTATTAAGAAAAACTGCAGAGAATCTATACAAAACAAAACCAAGTGGTCAAACGTGGTAGACGAGTGTACCAAGTTGCTCAATCTTGTAATTGATGCAAACCAACCACCACAGGAACAGAAGGAAGAGTAA
- a CDS encoding cyclophilin peptidyl-prolyl cis-trans isomerase protein, putative (Tap349e08.q2ks7.C.cand.64 - score = 72.48) — protein MTNPEEDPESSSDDEYGPVPIPEPKKKKKVEFDDSFYLNHFPFANFYSRSYTHRTFVKHVVASQTTRYIATGSDDGCIKFWYYDTDGVQFVKHLTAHTSSIIQMRSSLDGLHLGCISYDKTYKHIDFQSFDLVNIIKLEFVPISLEFITSETSPHPVVALLNSKQEVHIFKPTLQSTEVQKFEIGTKSPHIMLYNPKAGVCLMANSLGDVDLYEVETFKFPKYKEEFKVRMKSDTDLYEIRKYNTHVVSMCLSPNFNLVAMYCHDGMIRIFRFSTMKLFRVYDETVTMYSVAQTDPNQSILHFDPSDFLRRQANENEIKKTGKDEGEYMNLLFDSSSNYLIYPCMLGVKIVNIVTNKLVRVIGKSEPSLRYMKISLLQHVLDKVCSKSKRYKVSIDSNEDVLPPVLITTAFQKSKIYIFKDKDPDDEEMETRDVYSDQPTEAEKGEKTVVDKGGKLAKEAIIHTNKGDIQVKLFLDECKKTVENFTVHALNGYYNGCTFHRVIKNFMIQGGDPTGDGTGGESIWGSEFEDEIHPSLKHDRPFTLSMANSGPNTNGSQFFITTVPCPWLDGKHTVFGRVTSGMEIVQSIEKVGINKITFNFIHKDQPHTNIGSY, from the exons ATGACTAATCCAGAAGAAGACCCAGAATCTTCCAGCGATGATGAATATG GACCAGTGCCTATTCCAGAACcgaaaaagaagaaaaagg TCGAATTTGATGATTCCTTTTATTTAAACCATTTCCCTTTTGCAAATTTTTATAGCAGAAGCTATACACATAGAACATTTGTAAAGCACg tCGTCGCAAGCCAAACAACGCGTTACATAGCAACAGGGAGCGATGATGGATGTATTAAGTTCTGGTACTATGATACAGATGGAGTACAGTTTGTAAAACATTTAACCGCACATAcaa gCTCAATAATCCAGATGAGATCGTCACTTGATGGTCTGCATTTAGGTTGTATTTCGTACGATAAAACATACAAACATATCGACTTCCAGTCATTTGACCTGGTAAACATTATAAAACTTGAATTTGTGCCAATTTCATTGGAGTTCATAACATCGGAAACCTCACCACACCCAGTTGTAGCATT attaaaTTCAAAACAAGAAgtacacatttttaaaccAACACTTCAGTCGACAGAAGTCCAAAAATTTGAAATCGGAACAAAAAGCCCACACATCATGCTATATAACCCAAAAGCAGGAGTTTGTTTGATGGCGAACAGTTTAGGAGATGTAGATTTGTACGAAGTGGAAACCTTTAAGTTTCCCAAATATAAAGAAGAATTCAAAGTGAGAATGAAAAGTGATACAGATTTGTATGAAATAAGAAAg TATAATACACATGTTGTTTCGATGTGTTTATCACCAAATTTCAACTTAGTAGCAATGTATTGCCATGACGGCATGATAAGAATATTCCGATTCTCAACAATGAAGCTTTTCAGAGTTTATGACGAGACAGTAACAATGTATTCGGTGGCGCAAACAGATCCAAATCAGTCGATTTTGCATTTTGATCCCTCAGATTTCCTGAGAAGACAAGCAAACGagaatgaaattaaaaaaacgGGAAAAGATGAAGGAGAGTATATGAATTTGTTATTCGACTCGTCCtcaaattatctaatataCCCATGTATGCTAGGAGTAAAGATAGTAAACATAGTAACAAATAAG ttGGTGAGAGTGATCGGTAAATCAGAACCATCATTAAGGTATATGAAAATATCGCTATTACAACATGTATTGGATAAGGTATGTTCGAAATca AAAAGATACAAGGTGTCAATTGACTCAAATGAAGATGTGTTGCCGCCAGTATTGATAACCACAGCATTTCAAAAGTCAaa gatatatatatttaaggATAAAGATCCAGACGACGAAGAAATGGAAACAAGAGATGTATATAGTGACCAACCGACTGAAGCAGAAAAAGGTGAAAAAACAG tTGTTGATAAGGGAGGAAAGCTGGCAAAGGAGGCAATAATTCACACAAATAAAGGGGACATCCAAGTAAAGCTGTTCCTGGACGAGTGCAAGAAGACGGTGGAGAACTTCACAGTGCACGCACTAAACGGATATTATAACGGGTGCACATTCCATAGAGTTAtcaaaaattttatgatCCAAGGCGGAGATCCAACAGGAGATGGAACAGGAg GAGAGTCGATTTGGGGGAGTGAGTTTGAAGATGAAATACACCCGTCACTAAAGCACGACCGACCATTTACACTGTCAATGGCAAACTCAGGACCGAATACTAACGGATCCCAGTTTTTCATAACCACAGTCCCGTGTCCTTGGTTAGATGGAAAGCATACAGTATTCGGAAGAGTGACTAGCGGAATGGAAATAGTACAATCAATAGAAAAGGTaggaataaataaaataacatttaattttatacataaagATCAACCTCACACAAATATAGGTTCCTACTAA
- a CDS encoding uncharacterized protein (Tap349e08.q2ks7.cand.64 - score = 15.14;~9 probable transmembrane helices predicted for TA05820 by TMHMM2.0 at aa 13-35, 45-67, 100-122, 132-151, 206-223, 228-247, 289-311, 361-383 and 390-409;~Signal anchor predicted for TA05820 by SignalP 2.0 HMM (Signal peptide probability 0.016, signal anchor probability 0.976) with cleavage site probability 0.008 between residues 23 and 24), with protein MEFDCNSLYSFIIVCAVSSLSVAIGIGGGILYVPILGVLYHDVALGVYLSKISILITSFLGTTYHICNDVYILVKQRRINKPDEESHSDLTLKTPETPRVYFVLALSLLPSCIVGTNLGTRLHFYAKKYLKILLTSVVLLSILLTFIKLYLMYKSSKTKLNLKLESKNFENIVVESSNGEGVNKGIISTILGAYDKSSLHTVKMRSISFALIAFCIILYYICVRFEDSFTPIPILVLLFFIGLYFSIRLRMSFRLFKENDETNEGDGDEEMKEKEKKETKFSKFLEQGIHIIFLNTLVAIFSGLMSGTIGIGSGIFLIPLLQYLNVPPISCSATSNLLTMSMSIATLSRFSFKIDLPGKMFIPPICGSLLGTSLSLFIIRSLIKDKITGLFINLTLLTYCILSIIVSWAI; from the coding sequence ATGGAGTTCGACTGCAACTCCCTATACTCATTTATAATAGTATGCGCTGTTTCATCTCTCTCAGTAGCCATCGGAATTGGAGGAGGGATTCTTTATGTCCCAATTCTTGGAGTTTTATACCATGATGTAGCCCTTGGAGTTTACTTATCAAAGATTTCAATTCTAATTACGTCTTTTTTGGGAACAACATACCATATATGCAATGatgtttatattttagttaaacAGAGAAGGATTAATAAACCAGATGAAGAATCTCATTCTGATTTAACACTTAAAACACCTGAAACTCCCAGGGTTTATTTTGTTCTAGCGCTTTCTCTTCTCCCATCTTGTATAGTAGGCACAAATTTAGGAACTAGATTACACTTTTATGCAAAAAAATACCTCAAAATCTTACTCACATCTGTGGTTCTTTTATCTATACTTCTTACATTTATAAAGCTGTACCTAATGTATAAAAGTAGTAAAACAAAGctaaatttgaaattagaatctaaaaattttgaaaacaTTGTTGTTGAAAGCTCAAATGGTGAAGGTGTAAATAAAGGAATAATATCAACGATTTTAGGGGCATATGATAAATCTAGTTTACACACAGTTAAAATGAGGTCCATTTCATTTGCCCTAATAGCATTTTGTATCATATTGTACTATATATGTGTAAGATTTGAAGATTCATTCACCCCTATTCCTATATTGGTTTTGCTTTTCTTTATTGGACTGTATTTTTCAATTAGGCTGAGGATGTCATTCAGGTTGTTTAAAGAAAACGATGAAACAAATGAAGGTGATGGTGATGAAGAAATGAAAGAAAAAGAGAAAAAAGAAACAAAGTTTAGCAAATTTTTGGAACAGGGAATACACATTATTTTCTTGAATACACTGGTAGCCATTTTCTCTGGATTAATGTCAGGTACAATAGGAATAGGCTCAGGAATATTCCTTATTCCATTATTACAGTACCTAAACGTGCCACCGATCTCCTGCTCAGCTACGTCCAATCTGTTAACAATGTCAATGTCGATAGCGACTCTTTCAAGATTCTCATTCAAAATAGATTTACCAGGGAAAATGTTTATACCACCAATATGTGGATCGCTGTTAGGGACATCACTATCTCTATTTATCATAAGGTCATTAATTAAGGACAAAATCACAGGGCTATTCATAAACCTCACTCTTCTTACatattgtattttatcTATCATTGTATCATGGGCAATTTAA